A single region of the Arthrobacter sp. zg-Y20 genome encodes:
- a CDS encoding DUF3427 domain-containing protein has protein sequence MNQGLYEALHTRHLQNLINQNPELQPVFRSIPEDESPAILADYVASRVRDFLTDTKPEGRVSLVNQILQQLVSDTIQPGPQQLTSLFPTEELRRRQLRRPSTPLSQPALLTNGKDDPNLAAEIRTEMGSADTVDMLCAFIRWSGLRLLEPALAELRDRGVKLRVLTSTYMGATERRAIDELALKYGAEIKINYETHATRLHAKAWLFRRNTGFDTAYVGSSNLSAPAMLDGLEWNVRLSAVGTPELLQKFEVTFDSYWQQPAFQTYDPIRDGDKLDAALARNGGKSTALPAAATGLEIQPYVHQQEMLEELDAAREVHGHHRNLLVAATGTGKTVIAALDYKRLCEAEGRPLSLLFVAHRKEILEQSLRTYRDVMQSGSFGELFVGDNKPTQWKQVFASVQSLAALGIEQLDADAFEVVVIDEFHHAQAPTYRRLIDRLRPQELLGLTATPERGDGVNVAEQFFDGRVASELRLWDALDADLLVPFHYFGVADDVDLSQVEWKRGNYDVGELSNLYTGNDARAAKVITELRDKVSSTQQMRALGFCVSVQHAEYMAKVFHGAGIPSVAVSGDTPGDERSDALRRLRSRELNCIFAVDLFNEGLDLPEVDTIMLLRPTQSSTVFLQQLGRGLRRAKDKSVLTVLDYIGQQHREFRFETKLRALTGLGRKPLAKAVEDEFPHLPSGSQIVLDRVAQKIILDNIRAQLRFSKRQLIADVKSHGGLRLEDFLEASGLSLADIYRKTGDSWTALLRGAGLVDLAYGPEAVVAGKPTVSVAEEALLLRRMTTFLCVDDPERAETYARLVSDDTLRYDRLGDREQTLARMLFFALWPEGGGFEDYDAGLDFVRALSPVVSEIRQLMELGVQRSRYSPKGLGRGLQYVPLYSHATYRREEVLAGLGYLSLDGRRARHREGVAWCEDTNTDAFFVTLEKDAKDRAASIMYKDYAMSPEVFHWESQNATSPDSPTGQRYLNHKKAGSQVLLFTRPRENDDSGLTMAYTCLGQMDYMSHTGSKPVAITWKLQRPMPGDVYVDASAVAL, from the coding sequence TTGAATCAAGGGTTGTACGAAGCCCTGCACACGCGGCACCTACAGAACCTGATAAATCAGAACCCTGAACTGCAGCCCGTTTTCCGATCCATCCCTGAGGATGAGTCTCCAGCCATTCTGGCGGACTACGTCGCATCCAGAGTTCGTGACTTCCTGACCGATACGAAGCCCGAGGGGCGTGTCAGTCTGGTTAATCAGATCCTCCAGCAGCTGGTGTCGGACACGATTCAGCCAGGCCCCCAACAACTAACCTCTCTGTTTCCGACAGAGGAACTGCGCCGTCGCCAGCTGCGCCGACCATCAACGCCGCTCAGCCAGCCGGCCCTGCTGACGAATGGTAAGGACGATCCCAACCTTGCCGCTGAAATCCGCACGGAAATGGGTTCGGCTGACACGGTAGACATGCTCTGTGCCTTCATCCGCTGGAGCGGCCTGCGCCTGCTCGAACCGGCTCTGGCAGAACTCCGGGACCGCGGTGTGAAGCTGCGGGTCCTCACCAGCACGTACATGGGCGCCACGGAACGCCGTGCCATCGATGAACTCGCTCTGAAATACGGAGCCGAGATCAAAATCAACTACGAAACCCATGCCACTCGGCTGCATGCCAAGGCATGGCTCTTTCGGCGCAACACCGGGTTCGACACTGCCTATGTGGGCAGCTCCAACCTCAGCGCGCCGGCCATGCTCGACGGACTGGAATGGAACGTCCGGCTTTCCGCAGTCGGCACGCCGGAGCTGCTGCAAAAATTCGAGGTCACTTTCGACAGCTACTGGCAGCAGCCCGCATTTCAGACATACGACCCTATCCGCGACGGCGACAAACTCGACGCCGCCCTGGCCCGCAACGGCGGCAAGTCCACGGCGCTCCCGGCGGCAGCTACCGGATTGGAAATCCAGCCCTACGTCCACCAGCAGGAAATGCTGGAGGAATTGGACGCAGCGCGGGAAGTCCACGGTCATCACCGCAACCTCCTCGTTGCTGCGACGGGAACCGGGAAAACGGTTATCGCCGCGCTGGACTACAAGCGCCTGTGCGAAGCAGAAGGACGGCCGCTTTCCCTACTCTTCGTGGCCCACCGGAAAGAGATCCTGGAGCAGTCTCTGCGCACTTACCGCGACGTGATGCAGAGCGGCTCCTTTGGCGAGTTGTTCGTCGGTGACAATAAGCCGACCCAATGGAAACAGGTGTTCGCCAGCGTCCAGTCCCTGGCCGCCCTCGGCATCGAACAGCTCGACGCCGACGCGTTCGAGGTCGTCGTTATTGACGAGTTCCATCACGCCCAGGCGCCAACGTATCGGCGACTGATCGACCGCCTGCGTCCTCAGGAGCTGCTGGGCCTGACCGCTACCCCGGAGCGAGGTGATGGCGTCAACGTTGCGGAGCAGTTCTTTGATGGCCGCGTCGCCAGTGAACTCCGTTTGTGGGACGCGCTGGACGCCGATCTCCTTGTGCCTTTCCACTACTTCGGCGTGGCCGACGACGTCGATCTCTCCCAGGTTGAATGGAAGCGCGGAAACTACGACGTCGGTGAGCTCAGCAACCTGTACACAGGCAACGACGCGCGGGCCGCGAAGGTCATTACCGAGCTGCGGGACAAGGTCTCGTCCACGCAGCAGATGCGCGCCCTGGGATTCTGCGTTTCGGTACAGCATGCGGAATACATGGCGAAGGTCTTCCACGGGGCAGGCATTCCCTCCGTCGCCGTATCGGGGGACACCCCGGGCGATGAACGGTCCGATGCGCTCAGGCGACTCCGGAGCCGGGAACTGAACTGCATCTTCGCGGTCGACCTCTTCAACGAGGGACTCGACCTCCCTGAAGTCGACACCATCATGCTGCTTCGTCCGACGCAGAGTTCCACCGTCTTCCTGCAACAGCTCGGACGGGGGCTGCGCCGGGCGAAGGACAAATCGGTGCTCACAGTGCTGGACTACATCGGCCAGCAGCACCGCGAGTTCCGCTTCGAGACCAAGCTTCGGGCACTCACGGGGCTGGGTCGGAAGCCACTGGCAAAGGCCGTCGAGGATGAATTCCCGCATCTGCCGTCCGGTTCGCAGATTGTGCTGGACCGGGTGGCACAGAAGATCATTCTCGACAATATCCGCGCCCAGCTTCGCTTTAGCAAGCGTCAGCTCATTGCGGACGTAAAGTCCCACGGTGGACTGAGGTTGGAGGACTTCCTGGAAGCATCCGGACTGAGCCTGGCAGACATTTACCGGAAGACCGGCGACTCATGGACGGCGCTGCTCCGTGGCGCCGGTCTCGTGGATCTGGCGTATGGGCCGGAGGCCGTCGTCGCGGGAAAACCGACGGTGTCCGTGGCGGAGGAGGCGCTTCTGCTTCGCCGGATGACGACCTTCCTGTGCGTGGACGATCCCGAACGGGCTGAAACGTATGCCCGCCTGGTGTCGGATGACACCCTGCGTTATGACCGGTTGGGGGACCGGGAGCAGACGCTGGCCCGCATGCTCTTTTTCGCTCTGTGGCCGGAAGGCGGCGGTTTTGAGGATTACGACGCCGGATTGGACTTCGTCCGCGCACTGTCACCGGTTGTGTCCGAAATCCGGCAGCTTATGGAATTGGGTGTTCAGCGGTCCCGCTACTCGCCGAAAGGACTGGGCAGGGGACTGCAGTATGTGCCGCTGTACTCGCATGCCACCTACCGGCGGGAGGAAGTTCTGGCAGGCCTGGGCTACCTCTCACTGGACGGGCGCCGGGCACGCCACCGTGAAGGTGTTGCCTGGTGCGAGGATACGAATACGGATGCCTTCTTCGTCACGCTTGAGAAGGATGCCAAGGACAGGGCGGCGTCGATCATGTATAAGGACTACGCGATGAGTCCTGAGGTATTCCACTGGGAATCCCAGAACGCCACGTCTCCTGACAGCCCTACCGGTCAGCGGTATCTGAACCACAAGAAGGCAGGCAGTCAGGTGCTGTTGTTCACCCGGCCACGTGAAAACGACGACTCGGGTTTGACCATGGCCTACACCTGCCTGGGGCAAATGGACTACATGTCGCACACGGGATCAAAGCCGGTTGCGATCACCTGGAAGCTGCAGAGGCCGATGCCTGGGGATGTTTATGTGGATGCTAGTGCGGTGGCTCTCTAG
- a CDS encoding exonuclease domain-containing protein — MALSFTAIDFETANSNRGSICSVGLAKVVNGSILESKSWLIAPPDGGGFDAFNTSIHGVTAAAVANAPDWSTSLRDILAFVDDDVVIAHNAAFDLGALRNACTHAGLPWPSLNYACTLVLARAILDLPVYKLPWVADALQIPSFDHHEAGADAKACAHIAVELARSVGAGTVPELLDHASVRLGRVENSYWSGSRKARPISMTAPRPYLEPGDIDPDGPMAGEVVCFTGKISWSRSDAQELVVRHGGTFNSGNPTKKTTLLVTGDYDERSLRPGMTFGSKLARAFALVQQGQRLEILTEEDFRQRLAPEEGTRDSSVRVSL, encoded by the coding sequence ATGGCATTGTCCTTCACGGCGATAGATTTTGAGACAGCAAATAGTAACCGGGGATCCATCTGTTCTGTTGGGCTGGCGAAAGTCGTCAATGGGAGCATCCTGGAATCCAAGTCCTGGTTGATCGCTCCGCCAGACGGAGGAGGATTTGATGCCTTCAACACCTCGATCCATGGGGTTACCGCTGCAGCAGTAGCCAATGCACCGGATTGGAGCACCTCGCTCCGCGACATCCTTGCCTTTGTGGACGACGACGTCGTCATCGCCCACAATGCAGCTTTCGATCTGGGAGCCCTGCGTAATGCGTGTACGCACGCCGGGTTACCCTGGCCGTCACTGAACTATGCATGCACACTGGTTCTTGCCAGAGCGATTCTGGACCTTCCCGTCTACAAACTCCCGTGGGTAGCGGACGCCCTGCAGATTCCCTCCTTTGATCACCACGAGGCCGGAGCGGACGCAAAGGCCTGCGCGCACATAGCCGTTGAACTCGCCAGGTCAGTTGGGGCAGGAACGGTCCCGGAGTTACTCGATCATGCATCGGTTCGGCTAGGCAGGGTAGAAAACAGCTACTGGTCGGGTTCCCGTAAGGCTCGCCCGATTTCCATGACTGCACCTCGTCCCTACTTGGAGCCTGGTGATATTGATCCCGATGGCCCTATGGCGGGGGAAGTGGTCTGTTTCACCGGCAAAATCTCCTGGTCCCGCAGCGATGCTCAAGAGCTAGTTGTACGTCATGGCGGCACCTTCAACTCGGGGAACCCGACAAAGAAGACGACGCTTTTGGTGACGGGAGACTATGACGAACGTTCTCTGCGTCCGGGAATGACCTTCGGCAGTAAATTGGCCCGTGCTTTCGCCCTAGTGCAGCAAGGCCAAAGACTTGAGATCCTAACTGAAGAGGACTTTCGTCAAAGACTCGCACCAGAGGAAGGAACCCGGGACTCTTCAGTGCGGGTCTCATTATGA
- a CDS encoding GDSL-type esterase/lipase family protein, with the protein MITTVITPSLVRGAAELETTARGLRPHRLPASVRERFPDPQLMMAESQPSGVRLVFTTTAQQLELVTHPTRVVYLGADRPRGFVDLLVDGELVHSDELAGGSYTEVNMSTGASRQVEGESHVSAFSLPAGSKLVEIWLPHNESVELVDLRSDAPVEAYDSGRPVWLHHGSSISHGSNAATPSGIWPAVAARIGGVELHNLGLGGSAMVDPFTAQVMRDTPADLISVKLGINVVNGDVMRLRAFVPAMHGFLDTIREGHPETPLVLVSPIFCGIHEDTPGPGAFDPASFGTDQIRFVATGDPAGVAAGQLTLRVIREALESLVERRAEDPNLFYLDGLSLYGAADAEEYPLPDALHPDGATHRLIGERFAKYAFAGEGPFVGLSSRRLLTASLSADSHNETRTEESRVPSSGASL; encoded by the coding sequence ATGATCACCACTGTCATCACGCCCTCACTCGTTCGCGGCGCCGCGGAACTCGAAACCACCGCCCGGGGGCTGCGGCCGCACCGGCTGCCCGCATCGGTGCGGGAGCGTTTCCCCGATCCGCAGCTGATGATGGCGGAGTCCCAGCCCTCCGGCGTCCGGCTGGTGTTCACGACGACGGCGCAACAGCTGGAGCTGGTCACGCATCCCACGCGTGTGGTCTACCTGGGCGCGGACCGGCCGCGGGGGTTCGTTGACCTGCTGGTCGACGGCGAACTGGTGCACAGCGACGAGCTCGCCGGCGGCTCATACACCGAGGTCAACATGTCCACCGGGGCGAGCCGGCAGGTGGAGGGGGAGTCGCACGTCAGCGCGTTTTCCTTGCCTGCGGGATCCAAGCTGGTGGAGATCTGGCTGCCGCACAACGAGTCGGTGGAGCTGGTGGACCTGCGGTCGGATGCTCCGGTGGAGGCGTACGACTCCGGGCGGCCGGTCTGGCTGCATCACGGCAGCTCGATAAGCCACGGCTCCAATGCGGCGACGCCGTCGGGCATCTGGCCTGCGGTGGCGGCGAGGATCGGCGGCGTCGAGTTGCACAACCTCGGTCTGGGTGGCAGCGCCATGGTGGATCCGTTCACCGCGCAGGTGATGCGGGATACCCCGGCGGACCTGATCAGCGTGAAGCTGGGCATCAACGTGGTGAATGGGGACGTGATGCGGCTGCGTGCTTTTGTGCCTGCGATGCACGGGTTCCTGGACACCATCCGCGAAGGGCATCCGGAGACTCCGCTGGTGCTCGTTTCGCCGATTTTCTGCGGCATCCATGAGGACACTCCCGGTCCGGGAGCGTTCGATCCGGCGTCCTTCGGGACGGACCAGATTCGGTTTGTGGCTACCGGCGATCCGGCGGGTGTGGCCGCCGGCCAGCTGACGCTGCGGGTGATCCGTGAGGCATTGGAGTCGCTGGTCGAGCGCCGGGCGGAGGATCCGAATCTGTTCTATCTGGACGGGCTGAGCCTGTACGGGGCAGCGGATGCCGAGGAGTATCCGTTGCCCGACGCGCTCCACCCGGACGGTGCCACCCATCGGCTGATCGGGGAGCGTTTCGCGAAGTATGCGTTTGCGGGTGAGGGCCCGTTTGTTGGTTTAAGCAGCCGCCGGCTCCTAACCGCCAGTCTCTCCGCGGATTCTCATAATGAGACCCGCACTGAAGAGTCCCGGGTTCCTTCCTCTGGTGCGAGTCTTTGA
- a CDS encoding exonuclease domain-containing protein: protein MSGLNFTAIDVETANNQRASVCAVGIVQVRNGKISETFEWHVTPPTGLDSFHPRNIAIHGITPEIVRAADNTWADSLDAIQTLAEDHPLVAYNAPFDKSVLHASSLFSGLTPPSNDFHCALALAKRLLTMEKYRLPLVAAELGLDSFTHHDAGSDAAACAQIVLALSERHGLRTVADLWTPAGGGIRTEQSLRPSAFSRGNKSPISELPQPDPAADPSHPFFGRQVIMTGDLVSYSRWDAMEKIASLGGINGKGVTKKTAFLLVGDGKTHASVDLENGTTKEKKAAAYMAAGQDLTVLTESDFLQLVSSDAPAVLEPDMEAVSDLRPVQTRDATTDEAVLLPSQHNGSFEEPAAAAEWQYEDPDGQYASPLSDKGAPTDADRSDPFMSVSSDAIPEKAGQAVTALLKAGSRMGQRLWRATRN, encoded by the coding sequence GTGAGCGGTTTGAATTTCACAGCCATTGATGTCGAAACGGCCAACAACCAAAGGGCATCAGTGTGTGCCGTCGGGATTGTGCAGGTTCGCAACGGAAAGATCTCCGAGACATTCGAGTGGCACGTAACGCCCCCAACGGGCTTGGACTCATTCCACCCTCGCAACATTGCGATCCACGGCATTACGCCGGAAATCGTCCGGGCCGCTGACAACACCTGGGCGGACTCTCTCGACGCTATCCAAACGCTCGCGGAGGACCACCCGCTCGTCGCGTACAACGCACCGTTCGATAAATCAGTGCTCCATGCATCCAGCCTGTTCAGTGGGTTGACGCCACCCAGCAACGATTTCCACTGTGCCCTGGCTTTAGCCAAGCGTCTCCTGACGATGGAAAAGTACCGGCTGCCTCTCGTTGCGGCAGAACTGGGACTCGATTCATTCACCCACCACGACGCCGGTAGCGACGCCGCTGCCTGCGCACAGATTGTTCTGGCACTTTCTGAACGTCATGGCCTTCGGACGGTTGCTGACCTCTGGACGCCCGCGGGCGGCGGCATACGAACCGAGCAGTCGCTGAGGCCGAGCGCGTTCAGCAGGGGCAACAAGAGCCCTATATCCGAACTGCCGCAACCGGATCCTGCCGCGGACCCGTCGCACCCGTTCTTTGGACGCCAAGTAATCATGACAGGAGACCTCGTTTCCTACAGCAGGTGGGATGCGATGGAGAAGATCGCGAGTCTTGGTGGCATCAACGGCAAAGGCGTCACCAAAAAGACTGCGTTCCTGCTGGTGGGAGACGGCAAAACCCACGCAAGTGTGGATTTGGAAAACGGGACGACCAAAGAGAAGAAGGCAGCGGCATATATGGCCGCCGGTCAGGACCTGACCGTGCTCACGGAGTCGGATTTCCTGCAGCTGGTCAGTTCAGACGCGCCTGCCGTGTTGGAACCAGACATGGAAGCCGTATCCGACCTTAGGCCCGTGCAGACGAGAGATGCCACCACGGACGAGGCCGTCCTCCTTCCCTCGCAGCACAACGGCAGTTTTGAGGAACCCGCTGCCGCAGCTGAGTGGCAGTACGAAGACCCGGACGGACAATATGCTTCTCCTCTATCAGACAAGGGTGCCCCAACCGATGCTGACCGCTCCGATCCCTTCATGAGCGTCAGCTCGGACGCGATTCCGGAGAAAGCAGGGCAGGCCGTGACTGCATTGCTGAAGGCCGGCTCGCGAATGGGGCAACGTCTGTGGCGGGCGACTAGAAACTAG
- a CDS encoding DUF262 domain-containing protein, translating to MSFQTPKSVEEFLTAIHQRDYLMPAIQREFVWGPDQIIRLFDSLMRGYPVGSFLLWDVKRETAQSYTFYEFLTRYHERDNPYAAKATVPAGTGTTAVLDGQQRLTSLNIGLYGSFAEKKKYAWWNSSDAFPIKRLYMNLTEEPENEELGLKYDLRFLTDSDAESASNAEDKWFRVGTVLDLPDSGPAIMKELNRRGIKASDEAFQRLYDLYQAVRILKPMNYFLVNDQDPDKVLEIFVRVNSGGTTLSYSDLLLSMATNQWKELDAREEVRSIVSELNSNAGRQFSFSKDVVLKTALSIAGVDVRFKVSNFTQANMGKVEGAWLEIRGALLRAATLLQQFGYNERNLTANSVIVPMAQYLYLRRANDSYLDSTADAPDRQVLQRWVTRSLIKRGIWGSGLDTMLLRIREILVDNHSSFPVGAIESAMAGAGKSLSFDAAEVDELLNLKYAGQRTFSVLSILYPGLDLSKKFHEDHIFPKSRFTRKKLEAAGIQSDKIEEYLGAVNLLPNLQLLAGTANIEKQDSLPSEWIGKAFAGQSKRDAYLADNDLDGVPLDLEGFVQFFEERKRRMRDRLIQVLGRTLAEEQGES from the coding sequence ATGTCATTTCAGACGCCAAAAAGCGTTGAAGAGTTTCTAACTGCGATTCATCAACGCGACTATCTTATGCCTGCAATACAGCGCGAGTTTGTGTGGGGTCCGGATCAGATTATTAGGCTCTTTGATAGCCTAATGCGTGGTTATCCAGTGGGATCGTTCTTGCTCTGGGATGTTAAACGTGAAACCGCGCAGTCATACACGTTTTATGAATTTTTGACTCGTTATCATGAGCGCGACAACCCGTATGCAGCCAAAGCAACGGTGCCAGCGGGGACTGGAACCACTGCAGTCCTTGACGGCCAGCAGCGGTTGACATCCCTGAACATCGGCTTGTACGGCAGTTTTGCAGAGAAAAAGAAGTACGCGTGGTGGAATAGCTCTGATGCTTTCCCTATAAAGCGGCTGTACATGAACCTTACTGAGGAGCCCGAAAATGAGGAGCTAGGTCTTAAATACGATCTTAGGTTCCTAACCGATAGCGACGCAGAATCTGCCTCAAACGCTGAAGATAAGTGGTTCCGAGTAGGAACAGTCCTTGATCTTCCCGACTCGGGCCCCGCGATCATGAAGGAGCTCAATCGGAGAGGAATTAAGGCCTCAGACGAAGCTTTCCAAAGGCTGTACGATCTTTATCAGGCGGTCCGCATTCTCAAGCCGATGAATTATTTCTTGGTCAATGACCAGGATCCCGATAAGGTGCTCGAAATCTTTGTTCGAGTAAACAGCGGGGGGACGACCCTTTCGTATTCGGATTTGCTGCTCTCCATGGCCACTAACCAATGGAAGGAGCTCGACGCCCGCGAGGAAGTGCGCTCGATTGTGAGTGAGCTGAACAGCAACGCCGGACGTCAGTTCTCCTTCTCTAAAGATGTCGTTCTTAAAACTGCACTCAGCATTGCCGGTGTGGATGTCCGTTTTAAGGTATCCAACTTCACGCAGGCAAACATGGGCAAGGTAGAAGGGGCGTGGCTAGAGATTAGGGGAGCGCTTCTTCGCGCCGCTACCCTGCTCCAGCAGTTTGGTTATAACGAGCGTAATCTCACGGCTAACAGTGTCATCGTCCCCATGGCGCAGTACCTGTACCTTCGCCGAGCGAACGATTCGTACCTTGATTCGACTGCTGACGCACCGGATCGCCAAGTCCTACAGCGGTGGGTCACCCGGTCACTCATTAAGCGCGGGATTTGGGGCTCTGGGCTGGATACGATGCTTCTTCGGATCCGGGAAATTCTCGTGGACAACCATTCAAGTTTTCCGGTTGGCGCGATCGAGAGCGCCATGGCTGGCGCTGGAAAGAGCTTGTCGTTCGATGCGGCCGAGGTGGACGAGCTCCTCAACCTCAAATATGCCGGGCAACGCACCTTCTCAGTACTGTCCATCCTCTATCCCGGATTGGATCTCAGCAAGAAGTTCCACGAAGACCATATTTTCCCGAAGTCTCGCTTCACGCGGAAGAAACTGGAGGCCGCGGGAATACAGAGTGACAAGATCGAGGAGTACCTCGGAGCGGTGAATCTTCTGCCCAACCTTCAGCTCCTGGCAGGAACAGCGAACATAGAAAAGCAGGACTCCTTGCCCTCTGAATGGATCGGGAAAGCGTTCGCAGGCCAGTCGAAGCGGGACGCTTACCTTGCTGATAATGACCTTGACGGTGTGCCGCTTGATCTGGAGGGCTTCGTCCAATTCTTTGAAGAGCGCAAACGTCGAATGAGGGATCGTTTGATCCAGGTGCTTGGGCGCACTCTGGCTGAAGAGCAGGGAGAGTCCTAG